A window of Hordeum vulgare subsp. vulgare chromosome 5H, MorexV3_pseudomolecules_assembly, whole genome shotgun sequence genomic DNA:
GGGCAATGGCGTGCGCCGGGCTGAGCAGAAGCGCGAGGCCGAAGTCTGTGACGCAGGCGGCGCCGTTCTTGTCGACCAGGACATTGGTGGACTTGATGTTGCCGtggggtatggtggactcgcggTACTCCCTGTGGATGCAGGCCAGCCCGCGCGCCGCGCCGAGCAGCAGCGTCACCCTCGTCGTCCAGTCCAACGGCGTCTCCCCTGTCATCTGGTGCCCTGCACACATTCACCAGACAATGCCAAGAACATCGTGTCAGTCAGACACAGTTCGAATGGAGCAAGAATATGTTGGCGATTCAACAAGGATACCGTGGAGGCGATCATGGAGGTTGCCGTTGGGGAGGTAGTCGTAGATGAGGAGCTTCTCCTGCTTGGCGTAGTAGAAGGCCCTGAGGGGGACGAGATTCGGATGACGGAGGCGGCCGATGAGGTCCATGTACCGGTGGAACTCGTCGCGGGCGCAGGGGTTGGCGTCGCGCAACCGCTTCACGGCCACCATGCGGTCGTCGCCCAGCGCCGCGCGGTACACTGTCCCGAGGCTACCACGACCGACCATCTCCGCTGACGCGCGAAGCAGCTCCTCGAGCTCGAacttgctcctcctcctctgctgttGCGCTGTCCAGCCACCACTTGCCCTCCGTCCGGCGCTGCTATCGCTTCCCCCGTCATCGTCAGCTTCGTCGTTGCCGCCGCTTTCGCCGTCGACCCCGAAGAATACCAACTTGCTGCGTGCCCCGTCGCTGTCGCCGCCGTCGCTGCACCTGCCAGCGCTGCCTGGGCGAGCTGGCTGCATGCCCTTGCCGTGGCCGAACATCCCGCCGTCTCCGTCTACCAGGCCCACGCGGCCGCCTCTTTTCCTCTTCGTGGCTGTCTCGCTGCCGCCGCCGGTGCTACAGCAGCAATACGCAACCAGCAGCGACAGCAGCGCGAACAAGAAGAGGCCATTGCCGACGGCAATCCCGACAATCGCGCCTGTGCTCAAGCCCCCCTTGCCAGCGGCTCCCTTTGGTGTGGCCAATGCCGGTGAGGACGAAGcaacggacgacgacgacgaggaggcggctGGATTGGACGGCACGACGGACTGCGACGACGATGCAGGGGCGGAAAGCGATGTCGGGGCGGGCTCGCGCGGCATGAAAGAACAGGACGGCAGCGGAGGCATCGTCCCGCAAAGGCCGGCATTGCCGGCGAACGAGGCGAGACCAAACTTGGCGCGCATCGCGtcgggcaccctgccggagagcTGGTTGTTGGAGGCATTGAAGTCCGCGAGGCGGGGCAGGGCGATGGCGAGGTCCGGGAGCAGACCGGTGAGGAGGTTGTCCTGGAGCCTGAGCGTGAGGAGGTCGGTAAGGTTGGCGAGCGTGGCGGCCGGGATGGGCCCGCGCAGGCTGTTGTCTGCTAGATCGAGGCGGACGAGGCAGGGGAGCCGCGCGAGGGCGTCAGGGACGGCGCCGGAGATGTCGTTGCGGGAGAGGTAGAGGAGCTTGATGTTGGGGGCGCCGAGGAGGAGGCCGTCGAGGGTGCCGTTGAGGCGGTTCCCGCGGAGGTCGAGCACGCGGAGCTCGGTGAGGTGGGAGAGCGGGTCGAGGGAGCCCCGCAGGTCGAGCGAGCCGAGAGAGAGCGAGGTGACCCGGCGGCCGTCGGAGGAGCACCCAACGCCGGTCCAGCGGCCGGCGCAGGCGTCGGGCGTGCTCCAGTTGCCGGCCAGGATGCCGTGCGCATCGGCAGCGTGACGGAACATGGCCAGCGCGTCCGTGTCGCTCGGCTTCACCTCCGGCTCAGGCCGCGGCACCGCAGCCGCCGCCGCGGCGGAGAAAAACCCCACGACCGCCAAGAACCGCAGAGCCATTGTCCTCGGGCTTGGCTTGTGGCGAGGCGACGATTCTTTACTTGGGCTAGGAGATTGGAACGGGGGGGAGAGGGAATCATCACTCACACAACGAACCAAAGGTCCAAAGCCATGATCCCTGCCGCTCCATCAATCTGCATTGGGAGAAGAGAAGCGCCGTGCTTTCTCCGGTGCGGCTTTTGATTTTTGAACGGGACGGACTGTGGTGTTTGAAGTCggagggggggagggagggagggaggggtagtGATGTGGACTGGTGATGAGCCGTGAGGCGTGTCAGTCCGGATGCTTCCACTTTTCGCTTTCGCTCTGTTCTTGTCTGCCCGTTGGCCCCTATGCCTTccctagcagcagcagcagcatacaGGCCTGGGCCTTCCTTTGTCTCGTCGTAGTAGTCCATGCAAAGTCAAAAGCTCAAAGGTAATTCAAAAGCCGTAAATCGCGTAGTAACAGTTTAAAACACAGCTTTGTAAAATAAAATCCATAGTCCCG
This region includes:
- the LOC123396489 gene encoding leucine-rich repeat receptor-like protein kinase PXC1, which codes for MALRFLAVVGFFSAAAAAAVPRPEPEVKPSDTDALAMFRHAADAHGILAGNWSTPDACAGRWTGVGCSSDGRRVTSLSLGSLDLRGSLDPLSHLTELRVLDLRGNRLNGTLDGLLLGAPNIKLLYLSRNDISGAVPDALARLPCLVRLDLADNSLRGPIPAATLANLTDLLTLRLQDNLLTGLLPDLAIALPRLADFNASNNQLSGRVPDAMRAKFGLASFAGNAGLCGTMPPLPSCSFMPREPAPTSLSAPASSSQSVVPSNPAASSSSSSVASSSPALATPKGAAGKGGLSTGAIVGIAVGNGLFLFALLSLLVAYCCCSTGGGSETATKRKRGGRVGLVDGDGGMFGHGKGMQPARPGSAGRCSDGGDSDGARSKLVFFGVDGESGGNDEADDDGGSDSSAGRRASGGWTAQQQRRRSKFELEELLRASAEMVGRGSLGTVYRAALGDDRMVAVKRLRDANPCARDEFHRYMDLIGRLRHPNLVPLRAFYYAKQEKLLIYDYLPNGNLHDRLHGHQMTGETPLDWTTRVTLLLGAARGLACIHREYRESTIPHGNIKSTNVLVDKNGAACVTDFGLALLLSPAHAIARLGGYIAPEQSGDHKRLSQEADVYSFGVLVLEALTGKVPAQHLQPLPDAAGNSAQRKDKQAAVSLPEWVRSVVREEWTAEVFDAELLRYKNIEEEMVALLHIALACVAQLPEQRPSMADVVRMIESVPVDQSPLPEEDVSMSPSIGITTDDGLSY